The following coding sequences are from one Capsicum annuum cultivar UCD-10X-F1 chromosome 3, UCD10Xv1.1, whole genome shotgun sequence window:
- the LOC107864596 gene encoding germin-like protein subfamily 1 member 17, which produces MKMKMSFLILITIAITAYFSSLVSGYDLDPMQDLCVAVQDTNHSVFVNGKFCKDPKLANADDFFASGFNESGMPTPTNLGFAVNILNVSRMPGLNTLGISMARADLEPFGLVSPHIHPRATELILVLEGTIYVGFVVPDLRNPFKSRLFAKVLNPGDVFVIPQSMIHIQYNLGTTNATHLSCFNSQNPGVHMISYQLFGSNPPILDDVLVKGFQLDKKVIEHLRAQFS; this is translated from the exons atgaaaatgaaaatgtcTTTCTTGATTTTGATTACTATTGCCATCACTGCTTACTTTTCTTCCTTAGTTTCAGGTTATGATCTTGATCCTATGCAAGATCTATGTGTTGCTGTTCAAGATACTAATCATTCTG TTTTTGTGAATGGAAAGTTCTGCAAAGATCCAAAGCTAGCCAACGCAGATGATTTCTTTGCTTCCGGTTTCAATGAAAGTGGAATGCCAACACCAACAAATCTTGGTTTTGCTGTGAATATTTTGAATGTAAGTCGTATGCCAGGACTCAACACTCTTGGTATTTCTATGGCTCGTGCGGATCTCGAACCATTTGGACTAGTATCACCTCATATTCATCCTCGAGCAACTGAGCTAATACTCGTATTAGAGGGTACTATCTATGTTGGATTTGTTGTTCCCGATCTGAGAAATCCTTTCAAATCGAGGCTATTCGCTAAAGTATTGAATCCAGGGGATGTTTTTGTGATCCCACAGAGTATGATTCACATTCAATACAATTTGGGAACCACCAACGCAACGCATTTGAGTTGTTTCAACAGCCAAAATCCTGGAGTGCATATGATCTCTTATCAACTCTTTGGGTCAAATCCACCAATTCTTGATGATGTTCTTGTCAAAGGATTTCAATTGGATAAGAAAGTGATCGAACATCTTCGAGCACAATTCTCGTAG
- the LOC107864597 gene encoding histone-lysine N-methyltransferase ASHR2, with protein sequence MENPSKAPNPFLKIEEIQGKGRSLIATQPLKPGQIILRDTPLLLYPASPFNNKFCSNCFRIIQCSHIPCPSCPYAFFCSANCQSKSISTSHTPWICQSLSGMINSLHFPKLSVDQQVEALFLVAAYNLAVVSPSSFRVLLSLQGDWGGSVVSEAGVDLLHSVVGSCPNMNVGEFGFSKELTAALLAKDKVNAFGLMEPFDPDRGSGERGVRAYGIYPMASFFNHDCLPNACRFEYVDSDGDSGSNTDIVVRVLHDVPEGREICLSYFPVNFKYSERQKRLKEDYGFTCKCDRCVVEANWSDQEEEDAMDKEGEGSGEEEDEAMEEDMDDEENVNVEVEEGDQDFPHAYFFLRYMCNRENCGGTLAPLPPSDASPSTVMECNVCGNLSKSDEL encoded by the coding sequence ATGGAAAACCCCTCAAAAGCTCCaaacccttttctaaaaattgaagaaatacaaGGTAAAGGAAGATCCCTCATTGCTACACAACCCCTTAAACCTGGCCAAATAATCCTTAGAGACACCCCTCTCCTCCTTTACCCCGCTTCGCCTTTTAACAATAAATTTTGCTCAAATTGCTTTAGAATAATTCAATGTTcgcacattccttgtccttcttGCCCTTACGCATTTTTCTGTTCAGCAAACTGTCAGTCCAAATCAATATCCACCTCGCACACCCCGTGGATTTGTCAGTCTTTATCTGGCATGATAAACAGTTTGCATTTTCCTAAACTGAGTGTAGATCAGCAAGTTGAAGCTCTTTTTCTTGTTGCAGCGTATAACTTAGCTGTCGTTTCGCCTAGTTCTTTTCGAGTACTTTTATCCCTTCAAGGGGATTGGGGTGGGTCGGTTGTAAGTGAGGCTGGTGTTGATTTGCTTCATTCGGTTGTTGGTTCGTGCCCGAATATGAATGTTGGTGAATTTGGGTTTTCGAAAGAGCTTACTGCAGCGCTTTTGGCTAAGGATAAGGTGAATGCGTTTGGGTTGATGGAACCTTTTGATCCTGATAGAGGAAGTGGTGAAAGGGGTGTTAGGGCTTATGGGATTTATCCTATGGCGTCGTTTTTTAATCATGATTGTCTACCGAATGCATGTAGGTTTGAGTATGTTGATAGCGATGGGGATAGTGGGAGTAATACCGATATTGTTGTAAGGGTGTTACATGATGTTCCTGAGGGGAGAGAGATTTGTTTGAGTTATTTTCCAGTGAATTTTAAGTATTCCGAAAGGCAGAAAAGGTTGAAGGAGGATTATGGTTTTACTTGTAAATGTGATCGGTGTGTGGTCGAGGCTAATTGGTCTGATCAAGAGGAGGAGGATGCTATGGATAAGGAGGGCGAGGGAAGTGGAGAGGAAGAGGATGAAGCAATGGAGGAAGATATGGATGATGAGGAAAATGTAAATGTCGAGGTGGAGGAGGGTGATCAAGATTTTCCTCACGCGTATTTCTTCCTTAGATACATGTGTAATCGAGAGAATTGTGGGGGTACGTTGGCTCCATTGCCTCCTTCGGATGCATCTCCATCCACAGTTATGGAATGCAATGTTTGTGGTAATTTGAGCAAATCTGATGAGCTATAA
- the LOC107865745 gene encoding putative germin-like protein 2-2: MDKEGEESEEEEDEQMEEDVDVDVDDEVNVQGKVFSGNAVPQFGISANIVDVNFMPGLNTRGISIVHVDLEPQGLVLLHMHPQATELTTVINRGLFTSSIIWNTKMLLRLSSLNSQNPGVVKIPGSIFASDPPILDDVQASSLVRK, translated from the exons ATGGATAAGGAGGGCGAGGAAAGTGAAGAGGAAGAGGATGAACAGATGGAGGAAGATGTGGATGTGGATGTGGATGATGAAGTAAATGTACAAGGCAAG GTCTTTAGTGGAAATGCAGTGCCTCAGTTTGGTATTTCTGCAAATATTGTGGATGTAAACTTCATGCCTGGACTCAACACTCGTGGAATTTCTATAGTTCATGTTGACTTGGAACCACAGGGTCTCGTTCTACTTCACATGCACCCTCAAGCTACTGAGCTCACAACTGTCATCAACAg GGGCTTATTCACTTCCAGTATAATATGGAACACAAAAATGCTACTCCGCTTATCGTCTTTGAACAGTCAAAATCCTGGAGTTGTCAAGATTCCTGGTTCAATCTTTGCTTCAGATCCACCTATTCTGGATGACGTTCAGGCTTCCAGCTTGGTAAGAAAGTGA